One Ahaetulla prasina isolate Xishuangbanna chromosome 1, ASM2864084v1, whole genome shotgun sequence DNA window includes the following coding sequences:
- the GDF1 gene encoding embryonic growth/differentiation factor 1, with protein MGTLSLGVLVGLGVLLWIFPGVGAALHPQETLLLRSLGLKARPSPRSPAPVPPWLWKMFQKRNEEAKESRNPCWVEEFQVPGNVIRVFPDQGHLIHREEPESWICLQKRLYFNFSALEEGEELTLAQLEIQFSHNQYQGSSSVHPFELSLYRAPQMTLHGMHTHTYSRQLLVEQSFIHLRKSFAFNLTEVAKEWQTPSKNLGLFLEISLPASPERSLCSKLNSILSTSLLVVSLTPGQCKSPRKRRSTYYMPVSASNICKPRRLYISFTEVGWENWIIAPQGYLANYCLGECPFPLTEELNSTNHAILQTIVHSLDPAGTPQPCCVPVRLSPISVLYYDNNDNVVLRHYEDMVVDECGCR; from the exons atgggAACTCTGAGCCTGGGAGTCCTGGTGGGGCTCGGGGTGCTGCTCTGGATCTTCCCGGGGGTTGGAGCAGCGTTGCACCCTCAGGAAACGTTGCTCCTGAGATCCCTGGGCCTGAAAGCCAGGCCCAGCCCCAGGTCGCCCGCTCCGGTGCCGCCCTGGCTGTGGAAGATGTTCCAGAAAAGAAACGAGGAGGCCAAGGAATCCCGCAACCCGTGTTGGGTGGAGGAATTTCAAGTCCCTGGAAACGTCATTCGGGTCTTCCCCGACCAAG GACATTTGATCCATCGAGAAGAACCCGAGAGTTGGATATGCCTACAAAAAcggctatattttaatttctctgcacttgaggaaggagaagagttGACCCTGGCCCAGCTGGAGATTCAGTTCAGCCATAACCAGTACCAGGGTTCCAGCTCGGTTCATCCCTTTGAGCTAAGCCTATATCGGGCTCCCCAGATGACCTTGCATGGCATGCACACCCATACTTACAGCCGCCAACTCCTGGTGGAGCAATCCTTCATCCACCTGCGCAAGTCCTTTGCCTTCAACCTGACCGAGGTGGCGAAGGAATGGCAGACTCCATCCAAGAACTTGGGCTTGTTCCTTGAAATTAGCCTCCCGGCGTCACCCGAGAGAAGCTTATGTTCCAAGCTCAATTCCATACTCAGCACCTCCCTGTTAGTGGTTTCCCTCACTCCTGGGCAGTGCAAAAGCCCCAGGAAAAGGCGCAGCACTTACTACATGCCAGTCTCTGCCAGCAACATTTGCAAACCCCGCCGGTTGTACATCAGCTTCACCGAAGTCGGTTGGGAGAATTGGATCATTGCTCCACAGGGTTACTTGGCCAACTACTGCCTCGGCGAATGCCCTTTTCCCCTGACTGAGGAACTCAACAGTACCAACCATGCCATCTTGCAAACCATTGTGCATTCTCTTGACCCCGCTGGGACCCCTCAACCTTGCTGCGTCCCTGTCCGCCTTTCACCAATCTCCGTCCTGTATTATGACAACAATGATAATGTTGTGTTGAGACATTATGAGGATATGGTAGTGGATGAATGCGGCTGTCGATGA